The following coding sequences lie in one Rhizobium rhododendri genomic window:
- the xdhC gene encoding xanthine dehydrogenase accessory protein XdhC → MPSLAAFLAQNPAAVLIEITGTQGSVPRETGTFMLVSQHDIWGTIGGGQFEFLAIANARAMLGGGGIEVMDIPLGPEIGQCCGGRTQLRCRLASAETIADLHRRLDREAEAFPQVTLFGAGHVGRALTAALKPLPVATLVVETRREELDELPDGTATRLLAMPEALVAELPPGSVVLILTHDHALDFLIAREALARSDLAYVGMIGSATKRATFAHWLAREGGDKSSLGRLTLPIGGATVKDKRPEVIAAMTAAEILTALTSYRSHGSR, encoded by the coding sequence ATCCCCTCCCTTGCCGCCTTCCTCGCGCAAAATCCCGCTGCCGTCCTCATTGAGATCACCGGCACGCAAGGGTCTGTTCCGCGCGAGACGGGCACGTTCATGCTGGTTTCGCAACACGACATCTGGGGCACCATCGGTGGTGGGCAGTTTGAGTTTCTGGCGATTGCCAATGCGCGGGCGATGCTCGGCGGCGGTGGCATCGAGGTGATGGATATTCCGCTTGGCCCTGAGATCGGTCAGTGCTGCGGTGGCCGGACGCAGTTGCGCTGCCGTCTCGCCAGTGCAGAGACGATCGCGGACCTCCACAGGCGGCTGGATAGGGAGGCGGAAGCCTTCCCGCAAGTGACGCTTTTCGGCGCCGGCCATGTCGGGCGGGCGCTGACGGCGGCGCTGAAACCGTTGCCGGTCGCAACCCTCGTCGTCGAGACCCGCAGGGAAGAACTGGATGAGCTGCCCGATGGCACCGCGACACGGCTGCTCGCCATGCCGGAGGCGCTAGTTGCTGAGCTTCCACCCGGCAGCGTGGTGCTGATCCTCACGCATGACCACGCGCTCGATTTCCTGATCGCCCGGGAGGCTCTGGCACGAAGCGATCTGGCCTATGTGGGAATGATCGGATCGGCCACCAAGCGCGCCACCTTTGCCCATTGGCTGGCACGCGAAGGCGGCGACAAGTCCTCGCTCGGGCGCCTGACGCTGCCCATCGGCGGCGCCACCGTCAAGGACAAACGCCCCGAAGTCATCGCCGCCATGACCGCAGCCGAAATCCTGACCGCGCTCACCTCTTACCGCAGCCATGGGTCCCGATAG
- the xdhB gene encoding xanthine dehydrogenase molybdopterin binding subunit, which translates to MDKSTFEKRKIINGAMHASLKHDSAHKHVTGAADYIDDIPEPANLLHGALGLSDRAHAEIEGIDLSAVAAVPGVIWVMTGADVPGINDVSSNGKHDEPLLAETKVEFHGQPIFAVIATTREIARRAARLAKIDYRDLPHWSDIDGALANGGPVVYEPMTLKRGEPETEMAKAPQRLKGQMRIGGQEHFYLESHIAMAIPGEDDEVTVWSSTQHPSEIQHIVGHVLNIPSNAVTVNVRRMGGGFGGKETQGNQFAALAAIAAKKLNRAVKFRPDRDEDMIATGKRHDFLVDYEVGFDEDGRIHALDATFAARCGFSSDLSGPVTDRALFHADSSYFYPHVHLVSKPLKTHTVSNTAFRGFGGPQGIVGAERVIEEIAYAVGKDPLDIRKLNFYGQPGSGRTLTPYHQEVEDNIIGRLVDELEASADYRGRRQAIVEFNRSSRYIRKGIALTPVKFGISFTMTAFNQAGALVHVYQDGSIHLNHGGTEMGQGLYTKVAQVLAEAFQVDIERVKITATTTAKVPNTSATAASSGSDLNGMAAYDAARQIKERLVAFAAAKWNVEPADVIFLPNRVRVGEIEIPFPDLINQAYFARVQLSAAGFYKTPKIHWDRKAGRGTPFYYFSYGAACSEVSIDTLTGEYLIDRTDILHDVGRSLNPAIDIGQIEGAFVQGMGWLTTEELWWDAKGRLRTHAPSTYKIPLASDRPKIFNVKLAEWSENSEPTIGRSKAVGEPPFVLGVSVLEALSMAIASVADYRLCPRLDAPATPERVLMAVERLKGR; encoded by the coding sequence ATGGACAAATCCACATTCGAGAAGCGCAAGATCATCAACGGCGCCATGCACGCGTCGCTGAAGCATGATTCGGCTCACAAGCATGTCACCGGCGCTGCCGACTACATCGACGACATTCCGGAGCCCGCCAACCTCCTGCACGGGGCGCTGGGCCTGTCCGACCGGGCCCATGCGGAGATCGAGGGCATCGACCTTTCCGCCGTTGCCGCCGTCCCCGGCGTGATCTGGGTGATGACCGGCGCCGACGTGCCTGGGATTAACGACGTCAGTTCGAACGGCAAGCACGACGAGCCGCTGCTCGCCGAAACAAAGGTCGAGTTCCACGGCCAGCCAATCTTCGCCGTCATCGCCACGACGCGCGAGATTGCGCGCCGCGCCGCACGGCTGGCCAAGATCGACTATCGCGACCTGCCGCACTGGAGCGACATCGATGGCGCGCTGGCCAACGGCGGCCCCGTCGTCTACGAGCCGATGACCCTCAAGCGCGGCGAACCCGAGACCGAGATGGCAAAGGCACCGCAGCGGCTGAAGGGCCAGATGCGGATCGGTGGCCAGGAGCATTTCTATCTCGAAAGCCATATCGCTATGGCTATCCCCGGCGAGGACGACGAGGTGACCGTCTGGTCCTCGACCCAGCATCCGAGCGAAATCCAGCATATCGTCGGCCACGTCCTCAACATTCCGTCCAACGCCGTGACCGTCAACGTTCGCCGCATGGGCGGCGGCTTCGGCGGTAAGGAGACTCAAGGCAACCAGTTTGCAGCGCTCGCCGCCATCGCCGCGAAAAAACTCAACCGCGCCGTCAAGTTCCGCCCAGACCGCGACGAGGACATGATCGCCACCGGCAAGCGCCACGATTTCCTGGTCGATTACGAGGTCGGCTTCGACGAAGACGGCCGCATCCACGCGCTCGACGCCACCTTTGCGGCGCGCTGTGGCTTCTCCTCCGATCTCTCCGGCCCGGTCACCGACCGTGCTCTCTTCCATGCCGATTCCAGCTATTTCTACCCGCACGTCCATCTGGTCTCAAAGCCGCTGAAGACCCACACCGTCTCGAACACCGCCTTTCGCGGGTTCGGCGGGCCGCAGGGCATCGTCGGCGCCGAGCGCGTCATCGAGGAGATCGCCTATGCTGTTGGCAAGGATCCACTGGATATCCGCAAGCTGAATTTCTACGGTCAGCCAGGCTCCGGCCGGACGCTGACCCCCTATCACCAGGAGGTCGAGGACAACATCATCGGCCGTCTCGTCGACGAACTCGAAGCCTCCGCCGACTACCGGGGCCGTCGCCAGGCGATCGTCGAATTCAACCGCAGCAGCCGCTACATCCGCAAGGGCATCGCGCTGACGCCGGTGAAATTCGGGATTTCCTTCACGATGACCGCGTTCAACCAAGCCGGTGCGCTCGTGCATGTCTATCAGGATGGCTCGATCCACCTGAACCACGGCGGCACCGAGATGGGCCAGGGCCTCTATACCAAGGTGGCCCAGGTGCTGGCCGAGGCCTTCCAGGTCGACATCGAGCGGGTAAAGATCACCGCGACGACAACGGCCAAGGTGCCGAACACTTCGGCCACGGCCGCCTCTTCCGGTTCCGACCTCAACGGCATGGCGGCCTATGATGCAGCCCGGCAGATCAAGGAGCGGCTGGTCGCCTTTGCTGCCGCTAAGTGGAATGTCGAGCCGGCAGACGTCATATTCCTGCCGAACCGGGTTCGGGTCGGCGAGATCGAGATCCCCTTCCCCGATCTCATCAACCAGGCCTATTTCGCCCGCGTCCAGCTTTCCGCCGCCGGCTTCTACAAGACACCGAAAATCCACTGGGACCGCAAGGCAGGGCGTGGCACGCCGTTCTACTATTTCTCCTATGGTGCCGCCTGCTCGGAAGTCTCCATCGACACGCTGACCGGCGAATATCTGATCGACCGCACCGACATCCTCCACGATGTCGGCAGGTCGCTGAACCCGGCCATCGACATCGGCCAGATCGAAGGCGCCTTCGTGCAGGGCATGGGCTGGCTGACAACGGAAGAGTTATGGTGGGACGCCAAGGGCCGCCTGCGCACCCACGCGCCCTCGACCTACAAGATCCCGCTCGCGTCCGACCGGCCGAAAATCTTCAACGTCAAGCTCGCCGAATGGTCGGAAAATAGCGAGCCGACCATCGGCCGCTCAAAAGCCGTCGGCGAACCCCCCTTCGTGCTCGGCGTTTCCGTGCTCGAAGCCCTCTCCATGGCCATCGCCAGCGTCGCCGACTACCGCCTCTGCCCCAGACTCGACGCTCCCGCTACGCCCGAGCGGGTGCTGATGGCCGTAGAGCGGCTGAAAGGCCGATGA
- a CDS encoding urate hydroxylase PuuD — MYEYAIAWEWLAFAARWFHVITAIAWIGSSFYFIALDLGLVKHANLPAGAYGEEWQVHGGGFYHVQKYLVAPASMPEHLTWFKYESYFTWLSGFLMLAIVYYGGADLFLIDRHVLDVSAPVAILISLASLAVGWIVYDQLCKSPLGKNTWVLMGLLYVVLVFMAWGYTHLFTGRAAFLHLGAFTATIMSANVFFIIMPNQRVVVADLIAGRTPDAKYGVIAKQRSLHNNYLTLPVIFFMLSNHYPLAFGTAYNWIIAALVFLMGVTIRHWFNTTHARKGRPTWTWLVTVILFIVIMWLSTVPKILSGDKDAAAVAPAFQQFAADAHFPAAKAIVTTRCSMCHAAEPAYEGIVRAPKGVMFETDSEIAMHAREIYIQAGRSHAMPPGNVTDVTPEERKVLVAWFESSVNQGKTQ, encoded by the coding sequence ATGTACGAATACGCCATCGCGTGGGAATGGCTGGCCTTTGCGGCCCGCTGGTTTCACGTCATCACCGCCATCGCCTGGATCGGTTCGTCCTTCTATTTCATCGCGCTGGATCTCGGCCTCGTGAAGCACGCCAATCTGCCTGCAGGCGCCTATGGCGAGGAATGGCAGGTGCACGGCGGCGGCTTCTATCACGTGCAGAAATACCTGGTGGCGCCGGCCAGCATGCCGGAACACCTCACCTGGTTCAAATATGAGAGCTATTTCACCTGGCTCTCCGGCTTCCTCATGCTGGCGATCGTCTATTACGGCGGCGCCGACCTCTTTCTGATCGACCGGCATGTCCTCGATGTCAGCGCTCCCGTCGCTATCCTGATCTCGCTTGCGTCGCTCGCCGTCGGCTGGATCGTCTACGACCAGCTCTGCAAGTCGCCGCTCGGCAAGAATACCTGGGTGCTGATGGGACTGCTCTACGTCGTGCTGGTCTTCATGGCCTGGGGCTACACCCACCTCTTTACCGGCCGCGCGGCCTTCCTGCATCTCGGCGCCTTCACGGCGACGATCATGTCGGCAAATGTCTTCTTCATCATCATGCCCAACCAGCGCGTTGTCGTCGCCGACCTCATCGCCGGCCGCACGCCGGATGCGAAATACGGCGTCATCGCCAAGCAGCGTTCGCTGCACAACAACTACCTGACCTTGCCGGTCATCTTCTTCATGCTGTCGAACCACTATCCGCTGGCCTTCGGCACGGCCTATAACTGGATCATCGCCGCACTAGTGTTCCTGATGGGCGTCACCATCCGCCACTGGTTCAACACCACCCACGCCCGCAAGGGCCGTCCGACCTGGACATGGCTCGTCACCGTCATCCTCTTCATCGTCATCATGTGGCTGTCGACGGTGCCGAAGATCCTGTCCGGCGATAAGGACGCAGCAGCCGTCGCGCCGGCCTTCCAGCAGTTCGCCGCTGACGCCCATTTCCCGGCGGCAAAGGCCATCGTTACGACGCGCTGTTCGATGTGCCATGCGGCAGAACCCGCCTACGAGGGGATCGTTCGGGCACCGAAGGGCGTGATGTTCGAGACCGATAGCGAGATCGCCATGCATGCCCGCGAAATCTACATCCAGGCCGGCCGCAGCCACGCCATGCCGCCGGGCAATGTCACCGACGTGACGCCGGAGGAGCGCAAGGTGCTGGTCGCCTGGTTCGAAAGCTCCGTCAATCAAGGCAAGACGCAATGA
- a CDS encoding TIGR03862 family flavoprotein — protein sequence MTRKQIAIIGAGPAGLMAAEVLASSGHAVNVYDSMPTVARKFLLAGKSGLNITHSEDHAAFASRFGSSNPRLRPALDAFGSDAVRQWAADLGIETFVGSSGRVFPRAMKASPLLRAWLKRLQAAGVTILARHRWIGFADNGHVFETPEGKRTLPSDATLLAFGGASWPRLGSDGQWTTALADSGVEIAPFRPANCGFDVEWSEDIVTRFAGAPLKSVTATSDAGTSPGEFVIGRHGIEGSLVYAHAAALRDRLERTGSASLTIDLAPGRNANRLAKDLARQGAKASLSNRLRKAAGIEGVKTALLREFVPAADLADPDRLPGWIKALPIPVLRPRPIAEAISSAGGIAWAAIDEGYMLKARPGTFVAGEMIDWEAPTGGYLLTACFATGRAAANGLDAWLKR from the coding sequence ATGACCAGAAAACAAATTGCCATCATAGGCGCCGGCCCCGCAGGTCTCATGGCCGCTGAGGTGCTGGCCAGTTCCGGCCACGCTGTCAACGTCTATGACAGCATGCCGACGGTCGCGCGCAAATTCCTGCTGGCCGGCAAGTCCGGCCTCAACATCACCCATTCAGAGGACCATGCCGCGTTTGCCAGCCGCTTCGGCAGTTCCAATCCCAGGCTTCGCCCTGCCCTCGACGCCTTTGGCTCGGATGCGGTGCGGCAATGGGCAGCAGATCTGGGCATTGAAACCTTCGTCGGCTCCTCCGGCCGCGTCTTTCCCCGCGCCATGAAAGCCTCGCCCCTGCTGCGCGCCTGGTTGAAGCGCCTGCAGGCCGCAGGCGTCACCATCCTTGCGCGACATCGCTGGATCGGCTTTGCCGATAACGGCCATGTTTTCGAGACGCCGGAGGGCAAACGCACGCTACCGTCAGATGCGACATTGCTGGCATTCGGCGGAGCCAGCTGGCCAAGGCTCGGCTCGGACGGCCAATGGACGACAGCGCTCGCAGACTCAGGCGTCGAGATAGCGCCGTTCCGCCCGGCAAACTGCGGCTTCGATGTCGAATGGAGCGAGGATATCGTCACCCGCTTTGCCGGCGCACCGCTGAAATCCGTGACGGCCACCTCGGATGCCGGCACGTCTCCGGGCGAATTCGTCATCGGCCGGCATGGCATAGAGGGTAGCCTCGTCTATGCCCATGCCGCAGCCCTTCGCGACCGTCTTGAGAGAACCGGCAGCGCCAGCCTCACGATCGACCTTGCACCGGGGCGAAATGCAAACCGGCTGGCAAAGGACCTGGCCCGCCAGGGCGCCAAAGCCAGCCTCTCCAATCGCCTGCGCAAGGCAGCAGGCATCGAGGGCGTCAAGACCGCGCTGCTGCGGGAATTCGTGCCCGCCGCCGATCTTGCCGATCCGGACCGTCTCCCCGGCTGGATCAAGGCGCTGCCGATCCCGGTTCTCCGGCCGAGGCCGATAGCCGAGGCGATCTCCTCTGCCGGCGGCATCGCCTGGGCTGCGATCGACGAGGGCTATATGCTGAAGGCCCGACCCGGGACCTTCGTCGCCGGCGAGATGATCGACTGGGAGGCGCCGACCGGCGGTTACCTGCTGACGGCGTGCTTTGCCACCGGCCGCGCCGCCGCTAACGGTCTGGATGCCTGGCTCAAGCGCTGA
- a CDS encoding LysR substrate-binding domain-containing protein, whose product MKLSRQFPLNALRVFEAVARLGSFTKAGEEIGMTQTAVSYQIKLLEENIGEALFLRRPRQISLTETGLRLLPKVTEAFGILNEAMASVREAAEETLIIHSTPTFASQWLARNLGSFQILHPTIAVRLKTSDDLIDFSRETADVAIRSGGGNWQGLAANRLIKVDFTPMLSPRLAEDIGGIHAPEDLLKLRIIDAGDPWWVIWFKAAGVENPDLESRPRSRLGAQSFEASAAIAGQGVAILTPEFYRDDLASGRLLQPFPLVCDDGHDYWLAYPESRRNTPKIRAFRNWLMTAIHGTTA is encoded by the coding sequence ATGAAGTTATCGAGGCAGTTTCCCCTCAATGCGCTGCGCGTGTTCGAAGCGGTGGCGCGGCTGGGCAGCTTCACGAAGGCGGGCGAAGAGATCGGCATGACGCAGACGGCCGTCAGCTACCAGATCAAGCTGCTCGAGGAGAATATCGGCGAGGCCCTGTTCCTGCGCCGACCACGGCAGATCAGCCTCACCGAAACCGGGCTAAGGCTGCTGCCAAAGGTGACCGAGGCCTTCGGGATATTGAACGAGGCGATGGCGTCCGTGAGGGAGGCTGCCGAGGAGACGCTGATCATTCACTCGACGCCGACATTTGCGTCGCAATGGCTCGCGCGCAATCTGGGCTCGTTTCAAATTCTTCATCCAACAATCGCCGTTCGGCTTAAGACCTCGGATGACCTCATCGATTTCAGCCGCGAAACTGCGGACGTTGCCATCCGAAGCGGTGGCGGAAATTGGCAGGGTCTTGCTGCCAACCGGCTCATCAAGGTCGATTTTACCCCGATGCTCAGCCCACGCCTTGCGGAGGACATTGGCGGGATCCATGCGCCAGAAGACCTGCTGAAGCTCAGGATCATCGATGCCGGCGATCCCTGGTGGGTTATCTGGTTCAAGGCGGCGGGCGTAGAAAACCCTGACCTGGAAAGCCGGCCCCGCAGCCGGCTGGGCGCGCAGTCGTTCGAGGCGAGCGCCGCAATTGCAGGCCAGGGGGTGGCTATCCTGACACCCGAATTCTACCGGGACGATCTGGCCTCCGGACGGCTGCTGCAGCCCTTTCCGCTGGTTTGCGACGATGGCCACGATTACTGGCTGGCCTATCCCGAAAGCCGGCGCAACACGCCGAAAATCAGAGCCTTCCGAAACTGGCTGATGACCGCAATTCACGGCACGACCGCATGA
- the glpK gene encoding glycerol kinase GlpK yields the protein MSGYILAIDQGTTSARAIIFDDKMKVAGVGQMEFPQIYPQSGWVEHDPEDIWQSVLSTVRDAIAAAGIEAGQIAAIGITNQRETVVVWERDTGKPIQNAIVWQDRRTAAYCDKLKRQDLEKLFTKRTGLLLDPYFSGTKLSWMLANVKGARARAARGELCFGTIDTFLIWRLTGGKNFVTDATNASRTLMFNIADNEWDEELLDILRVPAAMLPEVKDCAADFGVTDPDIFGAAVPILGVAGDQHAAMIGQACFEPGMMKSTYGTGCFALLNTGSDRVRSKNRLLTTIAYRLDGKTTYALEGSIFIAGAAVQWLRDGMGLIGSAEESGRLAAKADPGQDIYLVPAFTGLGAPHWDAHARGAIFGLTRNTGPAEFAHAALEAVCYQTRDLLDAMHKDWKKRADETVLRVDGGMVASDWTMQRLADLLDAPVDRPTILETTALGAAWLAGSRAGVWPQREAFAKAWAVDRQFVPEMDEATRAVKLKGWKDAVRRTLSGG from the coding sequence ATGAGCGGCTATATTCTGGCAATCGACCAGGGAACAACCTCGGCGCGGGCGATCATCTTCGATGACAAGATGAAGGTGGCAGGCGTCGGACAGATGGAGTTCCCGCAGATCTATCCGCAATCCGGCTGGGTGGAGCACGATCCGGAGGATATCTGGCAGAGCGTGCTTTCGACTGTGCGCGATGCCATCGCCGCTGCCGGCATCGAGGCCGGGCAGATCGCCGCGATCGGCATTACCAACCAGCGCGAGACGGTTGTCGTCTGGGAGCGCGACACCGGCAAGCCGATCCAGAACGCCATCGTCTGGCAGGACAGGCGGACGGCGGCCTATTGCGACAAGCTGAAACGCCAGGACCTGGAAAAACTGTTCACGAAGCGCACCGGCCTGCTGCTCGATCCGTATTTTTCGGGGACCAAGCTTTCCTGGATGCTGGCCAATGTCAAAGGCGCCCGTGCGCGGGCGGCAAGGGGCGAACTCTGCTTCGGAACGATCGACACGTTCCTGATCTGGCGACTGACCGGGGGCAAAAATTTCGTCACCGACGCCACCAATGCGTCTCGGACCCTTATGTTCAACATTGCCGACAACGAGTGGGACGAGGAGCTGCTCGACATCCTGCGCGTGCCAGCGGCGATGCTGCCCGAAGTCAAGGATTGCGCCGCCGATTTCGGCGTCACCGATCCCGACATCTTCGGCGCGGCGGTCCCCATTCTTGGCGTTGCCGGCGACCAGCATGCGGCCATGATCGGGCAAGCCTGCTTCGAGCCCGGCATGATGAAATCGACCTATGGCACCGGATGCTTCGCCTTGCTCAACACCGGCTCGGACAGGGTGCGCTCGAAGAACCGGCTGCTCACCACCATCGCCTACCGTCTCGATGGCAAGACCACCTATGCGCTCGAAGGCTCGATCTTCATCGCAGGGGCTGCGGTGCAGTGGCTGCGGGACGGCATGGGCCTGATCGGCTCGGCCGAGGAATCGGGCAGGTTGGCGGCCAAGGCCGATCCCGGACAGGATATCTACCTCGTGCCGGCCTTTACCGGGCTCGGGGCGCCGCACTGGGATGCCCATGCACGCGGCGCGATATTCGGGCTGACGCGTAACACGGGCCCTGCGGAATTTGCCCATGCGGCATTGGAAGCAGTCTGCTACCAGACACGCGACCTGCTCGACGCCATGCACAAGGACTGGAAGAAGCGCGCGGACGAGACGGTGCTCAGGGTCGATGGCGGCATGGTCGCTTCCGACTGGACCATGCAGCGGCTGGCCGATCTGCTCGACGCGCCGGTAGATCGCCCGACGATTCTCGAGACGACGGCTCTCGGGGCCGCGTGGCTTGCCGGCAGCCGCGCCGGCGTCTGGCCACAGCGCGAGGCCTTCGCCAAGGCCTGGGCCGTCGACCGGCAATTCGTGCCCGAAATGGACGAGGCGACGCGCGCGGTCAAGCTCAAGGGCTGGAAGGACGCTGTGCGGCGCACCCTGAGCGGCGGGTAG
- the xdhA gene encoding xanthine dehydrogenase small subunit, whose protein sequence is MNDTIRFILNGEDIALSSLRPTETLLDFLRIGRHMTGTKEGCAEGDCGACTVLVGRLIDGGLHYESVNACIRFVGSLHGTHVVTIEHLAARDGTLHPVQQAMVDCHGSQCGFCTPGFVMSLYGLWLANEKPGRAAIEKALQGNLCRCTGYEPIVKAAEQVSLLRPSALFDPLQKTRADIMARLWALQSRETITVSSGDERVIVPGSMDDLARILAQEPDATVVAGSTDVGLWVTKQMRVLNPVVFINHLTEMQSITSGDGGFTIGAGVTYTRAFETIASRVPTLGRLIDRIGGDQVRNMGTIGGNIANGSPIGDSPPPLIALGATVKLRSAAGTRQLRLEDFFIAYGKQDRHPDEFVESIFVPYPADDAKFAVYKITKRRDEDITAVLGAFYLTLDANNDVHDIRITFGGMAGTPKRARTVEAELIGKPWTEATVEAARPAFDADFQPLTDWRATAEYRQLTAKNLLLRFYLETTGEPQELRRFEEMA, encoded by the coding sequence ATGAACGACACGATCCGGTTCATCCTGAATGGCGAGGACATCGCCCTGTCGAGCCTGCGGCCGACGGAGACCCTGCTGGATTTCCTGCGCATCGGCAGGCACATGACCGGCACCAAAGAAGGATGCGCCGAGGGCGACTGCGGTGCCTGCACGGTTCTGGTCGGGAGGCTGATCGACGGCGGGCTGCATTACGAATCGGTCAACGCCTGCATCCGCTTTGTCGGCTCGCTGCACGGCACCCATGTCGTCACTATCGAGCATCTGGCCGCCCGCGACGGGACGCTGCATCCCGTCCAGCAGGCGATGGTCGACTGTCACGGCTCGCAATGCGGTTTCTGCACCCCCGGTTTCGTGATGTCGCTCTACGGCCTCTGGCTCGCCAACGAAAAGCCAGGCCGCGCCGCCATCGAGAAGGCCTTGCAGGGCAATCTCTGTCGTTGCACCGGCTACGAGCCGATCGTCAAGGCGGCCGAACAGGTGAGCCTGCTGCGCCCGAGCGCGCTGTTCGATCCTTTGCAAAAGACCCGAGCCGACATCATGGCACGGCTCTGGGCGCTGCAGAGCCGCGAGACGATCACCGTATCTTCGGGCGATGAGCGCGTGATCGTCCCCGGCTCCATGGACGATCTCGCCCGCATCCTGGCACAGGAGCCGGATGCCACCGTGGTTGCCGGCTCCACCGATGTCGGCCTTTGGGTCACCAAGCAGATGCGGGTACTGAACCCGGTGGTCTTCATCAATCATCTCACCGAAATGCAGTCGATCACCTCAGGTGACGGCGGCTTTACAATCGGCGCCGGCGTCACCTATACGCGCGCCTTCGAGACTATCGCCTCCCGCGTACCGACACTCGGCCGGCTGATCGACCGTATCGGTGGCGACCAGGTGCGCAATATGGGCACCATCGGCGGCAACATCGCCAACGGCTCGCCGATCGGCGACAGCCCGCCGCCGCTGATCGCTCTCGGCGCCACCGTCAAGCTGCGCTCCGCTGCAGGAACCCGCCAGTTGCGACTGGAAGACTTCTTCATCGCCTACGGCAAGCAGGACAGGCATCCGGACGAGTTCGTCGAGAGCATCTTCGTGCCCTACCCGGCCGACGATGCCAAATTCGCCGTCTACAAGATCACCAAGCGCCGCGACGAGGACATCACCGCCGTGCTCGGTGCCTTCTACCTGACGCTGGACGCTAACAACGACGTTCACGACATCCGCATCACCTTTGGCGGCATGGCCGGAACGCCGAAGCGGGCCCGCACCGTCGAGGCCGAACTGATCGGCAAACCCTGGACCGAGGCCACCGTCGAGGCGGCGCGTCCCGCCTTCGATGCCGACTTCCAGCCCTTGACCGACTGGCGCGCCACCGCCGAATACCGACAGCTGACGGCCAAGAACCTGCTGCTGCGCTTTTATCTTGAGACCACGGGCGAACCGCAGGAACTCAGGCGCTTCGAGGAGATGGCGTGA
- a CDS encoding 3-hydroxybutyrate dehydrogenase — protein sequence MARTVVVTGSTSGIGLAIASAFAGRGDNVVINGFGEADEIEAIRASLEVSGGSVLYHPADMTKPAEIADLIATAAAAFGGIDVLVNNAGIQHVAPIEDFPIDQWDRIIAINLSSAFHTIRAAIPFMKARRYGRIVNIASAHALVASPFKSAYVAAKHGILGLTKTAALELAEFGVTVNAICPGYVLTPLVASQIPDTAKARGMTEEQVKTEVLLKAQPTREFVKAEEIAALTLYLASDEARQVTGTHVSIDGGWTAA from the coding sequence ATGGCCAGAACAGTCGTCGTCACCGGTTCCACCAGCGGCATAGGCCTTGCCATCGCCAGCGCCTTTGCCGGCAGGGGCGACAATGTCGTCATCAACGGCTTCGGCGAAGCTGACGAGATCGAGGCCATCCGCGCCAGCCTCGAGGTCTCCGGCGGCAGTGTCCTTTATCATCCGGCCGATATGACGAAGCCTGCCGAAATCGCCGACCTGATCGCCACCGCTGCGGCAGCCTTTGGCGGGATCGACGTGCTGGTCAACAATGCCGGCATCCAGCATGTCGCCCCGATCGAGGACTTCCCGATCGACCAATGGGACCGGATCATCGCCATCAACCTTTCCAGCGCCTTCCACACCATCAGGGCGGCAATTCCCTTCATGAAGGCCAGGCGCTACGGCCGGATCGTCAACATTGCCTCCGCCCATGCGCTGGTCGCCTCGCCTTTCAAAAGCGCCTATGTCGCCGCCAAGCACGGCATCCTCGGCCTCACCAAGACGGCGGCGCTGGAACTGGCCGAATTCGGGGTGACGGTGAATGCGATCTGTCCCGGCTACGTGCTCACCCCGCTGGTGGCGAGCCAGATCCCCGACACGGCAAAGGCGCGCGGCATGACGGAAGAACAGGTGAAGACCGAGGTGCTGCTCAAGGCCCAACCGACGCGCGAGTTCGTAAAGGCAGAGGAAATTGCCGCTTTGACGCTCTATCTGGCCAGCGACGAGGCGCGCCAGGTCACGGGAACGCACGTCTCGATTGACGGAGGATGGACTGCAGCCTAA